The genomic window TGGCTGCATGCTGGTTTTGACGATCTCGATTTCAGGCTCTTGAAGGAACGTCGCGTTACAGTCGCTAACACCCGCGGCGCCAATGCCATTGCGGTCGCTGAGCAGGCCATCATGTTTGTCTTGGCTCTCGCAAAGAAGACCTTGTTTAAGCATCACGCTGCTCAAGAGGGACGTCGCTTGTTCCCCGTTTATGCGGATGAATATCGTTCGGCGATGCTGTACGGTCGAACGATCGCAGTCGTTGGCGCCGGTAACATTGGCGGACATATCGCCAAATGCGCCAAAGGCTTTGGAATGCACGTGCTGGGCGTGCGTCGCAACAAGGACCGTCCGGCAGCCGGCGTCGATGTTATGTACGATATCGACGAGCTGCGCGACGTCCTCGCCAAGTCAGATTATGTCGTCCTTTCGACGCCAATCACCCCGGACACATTTCAGTTCTTTGGAAAAGCGGAATTGGATGTGATGAAGCCGTCAGCATTCTTGGTTAATAGAGCGCAGGGCAACCTGATCCAGGAAAAGCCGCTTTACGAAGCACTCACATCGGGCAGGTTGCGAGGCTACGCAGCCGATGTGTGGTGGCGCTATGAATTTGGTCGCGCTTTCCCGATCGGATACATGCCTCGACTCGAGATTCACAAGCTTCCGAACGTCATCACTTCAATCGATCAGGCATCGAACGCGGATGACGTTTTGGACCGTCACCTGCAGTGGGGCATCCAGAGCCTTGTCGAGTTCTCTAACGGCGGTGTGCCAACTCGTGCGATTGACCTGGATCTCGGCTATTGACTGTGAGCCAATCATGGCTGTGGCCTTTGCGTTGAGATCATTCGTATCGCGGAACGCGCCGTAGCTTAGGGTATATGGATGATGCAGCTAGAGTTTTGCCATCCCACTGAGGGCACGCCTTTGAACAATGTTGATGCGGCGAGCCAAGTGCCGGGAGTTGCAAGTTGGAGATGCCCATGCATGTAGACAACGTTGTCCAGGATCTCTTGGCACGGCAGAACGAGATATTGGACGGCCTCTGCACGTTTCTGAGGATGCCAAGTGTAAGTACCGATCCTGCATTCACGACTGGCATGCGCGAAGCACAGGGATTTCTTCTGGACCGGCTTAAGCGCATGGGGCTCGCGAACGTCCAGCTGTTGGATGGCGGCGGACATCCTGCTGTGTATGGTGCGTGGAATGGCGCGCCTGGCAAACCCACCATCCTGATCTACGGACATTATGACGTTATGCCGCCGGATCCGATAGAGGCGTGGCATTCTCCTGCTTTCGAACCAGCGATCCGAGACGGCAAGCTATACGCCCGTGGCGCTTCCGACGCTAAGGGATCCACGGTGATCGCGCTTGAGACGATCGCTGCTTTCCTGCGGCTACGTGGCGGCTGCCCGGTGAACGTCAAGGTCTTCCTGGAGGGCGAGGAGGAGAGTGGAAGTCAAACTCTTCGGGAAATTGTGCACCGCTTTAGACCGCTCCTCCAGGCTGACGCGATGATTTCGGCTGATGGTGGCCGGGCGAGCGCCACAATCCCGACGATTAACGTCGGTTGCCGCGGTTTGGTTGAACTCGAATTTTCAATTCGAACGGCAGACAAGGATCTTCACTCCGGTCGATATGGGGGCGCCGTACGAAACGCCGCTCATGAAATCGCAAGGTTGATCGCTTCGCTCCATGATGAATCCGGGGCAATTGCCATTCCGGCGTTGATGGCCTGCGTGCCACAGCCCACGCGCGAGGCTCGAGACCAGACAGCACGATTTCCTTTCGATGGGGTCGAGTTTGTGGAGGAGGTGGGTGCTGCGGCCTGTGGAGAGCCTGGCTTCTCGGTCCGTGAGCAGCTAACGCTGCGCCCGGCCTTGGATGTAAACGGTGCATGGAGCGGCTACACAGGCGTCGGCAGCAAGACGATCATCCCCAACAGCGCGCATGCGAAGCTTTCGTTGAGGACCGTGCCAGGCCAAGATACTGATCACGCGCTGAGTGCAATCAAGGCGCATTTGACCGCCATCTGTCCACCCGATGTCGCGCTTACGATCCAAGCTAACGATGCGGGCGCACCAGCCTTCAGCTTGCCGGAGTCGCATCCCTTGGTGATGGCCGCCAGCAAAGTGCTGCACGAGGCGACGGGACAGGTCCCGGTGTTGGTTCGCCTTGGTGCGACCGTTCCCATCACTGTTATTTTCCAGGAAATGCTGGGGCTGCAGACGCTGATGTTTGGCTTTAATCTGCCTGACGAAGATGTGCATGCTCCCAATGAGTTCTTCCGCATCGCGTCTCTTGCGGAAGGCCTTTCGACCTGGCCGCGTTTGCTGGAAGAGCTCGGCAAATTCGAAAGCGCCGATTTCCGGCCGGTCGAGACTTCTGCCAGCGCCACCCAGGACGAAACAGGTCAGCGACCGGGGAGGGACTTCGGAGGTTCACAACAAGCGTTGTATACGACCGAACTAGGACAAGTCGGACTGGGCAATTGACGCGATAATCACGCCAACGGCACTTCCACCAGGAGGAACAGGGATCATGTTCAACATTCGCGCTTCTTCTCACCCACTGAGTTTCACATTCTTGCGCAGCGCTCCTATGGCAGCCGCCCTATTGGTCGCGATCTTCAGTAACGCTTATGCGCAGCAGCTCAACACGAACGAGCCGGTCTCAATCGCGATCGCGAATGAGCCGCCATTTACCGAGCTCAAACCCGACGGCACACTGACCGGGTCTGGCCCGGACGTCGACATCGCGATACTCAAGGAGGCCGGCTTCACCCAATTCAAGGGCGAAGTGATGAAATACGGAGCAATGATTCCGGCACTGCAAGCCAGTCGCGTCAAGATGGTCTCTTCCGGTGGGCTTGCCATCCGTCCTGAGCGCTGCGAGCAGGTCATTTTCTCGGAGCCCGTCACCTGCGGTTCGACCGGCCTCCTTGTGCGGCCGGAGATGGCCGGAAAGTTCGACAGTTACGCCAAAGCAGGCGAACTTGGAGTCAAAGTCGGGGTCATTGCCGGCGGGTTGCAGGAAAAGGATGCGCTTGCGCGAGGCGTTAAGCGCGAGAACGCAGTCGTATTCCCTGACCAAGCCAGCGCGATCAAGATGCTTGCGGATGGGCGAATTGACGCGATCGCGCTCGCCGATTACTCGCTAGAGAAGATGAAACAACTCTCGGGCAACCCGTCGCTCCAGATCGTTGTTCCGTTGAAAGATGTCGAGGTCTTCTGCGCGGCTGCCGCCTTCAGGAAGGACGATACCGCACTAAGGGACGCCTACAATAGCGGCTTGAAGAAGCTGCGAGAGAGCGGGGAATTCGACAAAATCCTGATCGGCTACGGTATGGGACCGAGATTGGCCCTCATTAAGAACGCTCCGTCGACGGCAGCGATCTGCGGAAAATGAGGGTACCCGGCATTGGGGTAGGTCGCTTATGCCCCGCGCCAATGCCCAACTAGATAGATATCTTGCACCGTAAGCTATGTCGGGAACGTCATTTGCTAAAACCAATCATTGAGTTTCGGAACGTGGACAAACGCTTTGGATCCCTCAGGGTTCTGGAGCAGCTATCGTTCTGCGTTACGCCTGGCCAGCACCTGGCCCTCATTGGTCCATCCGGCTCAGGCAAGACGACCATCCTCCGAATACTGATGACGCTTGAGAGCATCACCGGCGGCGATGTCCTGATCGATGGGCAGTCCATGATCTATGAGGAGCGAAGTGGGAAATTGCTCCCTGCCTCCGAGGGCTACGTTCGAAAGATTCGTGCTAACATTGGCATGGTGTTCCAACACTTCAATCTTTTCCCCCATAAGACCGCGCTGGAAAATATTGCGCTAGCACCTGTGCTGACGCGTCAACTCTCCAAAATAGAAGCATCCGAGCGCGCTTTACAACTGCTGGAGAAAGTCGGGCTATCCAACAAAGCTGATGAGTATCCTGCGCGACTCTCTGGCGGACAGAAACAGCGTGTGGCAATCGCCAGGGCTTTAGCGCTGCAACCAAAGATTTTGTTGCTGGACGAAATCACCTCGGCGCTTGACCCGGAGCTCGTTGAGGAAGTGCTCGCCGTTATTTCGGCACTTCGCAACGAGACTGATATGACAATGCTGCTCGTCACGCACGAAATGAGCTTTGCTAAGGATTTTGCTGACCGCGTACTGTTCTTTGAACAGGGCAAGATTATTGAGGATGCCCCTCCCGCGACCATTTTTCACAACCCTCATCACGATCGGACCAAGAGCTTCTTGAAGAAAGCCATTGCTGCCGGCCAACGGGTATGAACATCGCAAAGATGATGGGGGCAAGGCGATGACGGAGTACTGGTGGTTCATCCTGAAGGGAGCGGGGTCGACTATTTCGATCACAGTGTTGAGCTGCGCGCTTGCACTGCTTGTCTCATTTGCCTCCGGCATCGCATTGCTATCCAAACGGTTCTTGGTACGCGCCAGCTCTCGCATCTATGTTGAGGTATTTCGCGGTACATCCGTTTTTGTACAATTGTTCGTCGCTTACTATGTACTCCCTCTTCTTGGCCTAAAACTTAGCCCTGTCGTCGCGGGCACCCTGGCCCTTGGCTTCAACGGCGGAGCTTATGCCGCCGAAGTCGTCCGGTCAGCCATCTTGGCTGTCGGGCGAGATCAACGAGAAGCTTCGATTGCGGTAAATTTAACACGTTGGCAAACGATGCGCTGGATCATCTTGCCGCAAGCCTTTGTGATTATGTTGCCAAGCTTCGGCAACATCGCGATAGAGATTATGAAAGGTACGGCGGCAGCCTCGTTAATCTCAGTCCCTGAGCTTACGTTTCAAGCGCAGACCGTGCGAGCTCACACGGGAGAAACCGCATTCCCCTTCATACTCATTTTGATCAGCTATCTGGCCATTGCCTCGTTGATCATGGCTGTGGTCCGTTGGCTAGAACGCAGGTTCGGCCGCGGAATCATCAAAGTGGGCGGATGAGGCAGACATGAATTGGAGCTGGAAATTCGTCGCTGAAATCGCGCCCAACCTCATCCAGGGATTTAGAGTGACGATTCTCGTCACGCTCGTCTCTTACGCCGCTGCTCTCGCGCTCGGACTGATCTTTACCTTGGCCAGGATGTCTTCGGTCAAGCCGGTGGGAAAGACCGTGCAGCTTCTGTCGGAAGGCATCAGACGCACACCACTGCTCGTTCAGTTGTATTTTTTATTCTACGTGCTGCCTGATCTTGGGATCCTGCTCTCACCATTGACGGCGGGGATTATTGGCCTTGCCACGCACAATGCGGCTTACATCTCCGAGGTTTACCGAGCCGGCATCGACAATGTATCCGTTGGCCAGTGGGAAGCAGCAAAAGCATGCAACCTCACGCGTGCACAAGCGTGGATACACGTCATACTCCCTCAAGCAATTCCTCCGATGATTGCTCCGCTCGGCAATTACCTGATCGCCATGTTCAAGGAAAGCGCGCTTCTTTCGGCCATCACGGTCCTTGAATTCATGGGATCCGCTATGGCTGAGGCTGACTATAATTATCGCTACCTCGAGCCGATCACGATCGTGGCGCTCGGATATCTGGCTGCAAGCCTCACCTCGGCGGCGGGGATCAAGCTGCTTGAAAAGAGATTCAATCGCTATGCAGCATAGACAGCACTAATCGAGCTTGGACCTTCAGCTTGTTCTGACTAGGACTCGGCTGGGTAAGATCAGGAGCGTCTTTCGACATTCCGTCGGTTGTGCTGCATTGTAGTAAGCCTTTGGCCACCGTTCTGGCGGCGCATAGCATAGGCGAGGTCCACGATCTCCTGAAAGGATCTATGCTTGACCACACGCTTAAGTTGGACGTATCGCCGCGTCGGCTGGAGATGATGACTGAGATCGGTCGACGTGGTTCTCGAAGGACGATAAGGCTCGGATCGTCGCGGAGACGCTGGTCGTGCTCGATCCCGGTCGAGGGCGCACCAAGACCGGCCAACTCTGGGCCTATGCCGCCGACGACAGGCCCTAGGCCGGCTTCGATTCGCTAGGCATCGCCTATTATGTCTAGGCAACGGGGGGCGCGGCTGTTCGGTCATCCCGCCGGCTTCAAGGGCGACGGCCACACACGTGGAACTTCGCCGGCGATCGGCATGGTCTTCCCCCTTGGCCGTATCAATAGGTCTTGGCGCCGTTCACCGCCAAGCGTACCGAATAGAGAGAAGTGGTGCCGCAGATATAGAGGACATTACGCTTGATACCGCCGAACACACAGTTCGCCACCTCCTCCGGCACTCTGATCTTCCCGATGAGCGTCCCGTCGGGGTCGTAGCAGTGGATGCCGTCGCTCGCGCTGGTCCAGATACGTCCCGCGTCGTCCAGCCGGAAGCCGTCGAACAATCCAACTGTGCAGTCGGCGAACACGTTACCCCCCCGCAGCTTTTTGCCGTCCACGATGTCGAAGACGCGGATATGCGCCGGGTTTTCGGGACCATGCGTGCGGCCGGAATCGACGACATAGAGCTTGCTCTCATCTAGCGAGAACGCGAGGCCGTTTGGCCGCACCATGTCGGTCACCACCGCCTCAACCGCGCCGCTACCCGCATCGACGCGGTACACGTAGCAGGCGCCGATCTCGCTTTCGGCCTTCTCACCGTCGTAGTCGCTGTCGATGCCGTAGGCCGGATCTGTGAACCAGATCGAACCGTCGGATTTCACCAAGACATCGTTGGGCGAATTCAGCCGCTTGCCCTGCCAGCGGTCAGCAATCGTGATGACCCTGCCGTCGAACTCTGTCCGGCTCACGCGCCGAGCGGAATGCTCGCAGGTGACCAGCCGCCCCTGCCGGTCTACCGTGTTGCCATTTGCATGGCCGCATGGCTGGCGAAAGACGCTTATCGAGCCGTCGCTCTCATCGTAGCGTAGCAAGCGATCGTTGGGGATGTCGGACCACACGACATAGCGCCCCGCCCCGAACCACGCAGGCCCTTCCGCCCAGCGACAGCCGGTGAACAACTTATCAACCTGGGCGTTGTCGCTGAACAGGCGATTGAAGCGCGGATCGAGGACCTCGTAGTGTGCAGCCGGCATGGGCTTTCCCCCGGAATTGCCATATCCCCTGGCGGACATCTCTCGTTGCTAGCAGCGCGATCAGTTGCCCCCCGAAGCCGAGTGAGGCTGTGAACTCTGTCTGGTTGGGGTTACTGAATGTAGTTCAAGTCTAGGTAGTGCTTTGCGGCATAGTGCGATCCTTCGACGCAGCTATTGGAGGAAATGCCGTTTTGAATGCAGTCTTTCATCTATGGTTCGAACGATACACCTCGATTGAGTGCCGATTGCGATAGGTCAACCCCTCCAATACGATTCGTGTCGGCTGCCAGGATCCTCTCAGCTGGAGAAGTCACCGGCCAGAGACGATGCGCCCTCGGTCGGCTTGAACTCCGACGAGCCTGGCAAGGTGCGGCAGCCGTCCTCGAACGATGAATGAGGACGCCATCCTTGATAAGCGCCTGCAGGCTCCCCGACACCCATCCCTAGTGATATGAAAACTTCGCACGGGCTGAATTGGCGCAGGATTTCACCTAGAGGAGCGCGCTAATTAGCTAAATTGGGCGTTATGACCAGCTAACGTTTACAGACAGGGTCGACTGGCGTCTGAAAATCAAAACGCCGGGGAGGAAACGATGAGCTCGCTGTGTGCTCAAAGCCGCCTGTTGCGCGATTGTCGCGCGCGCAGTTTCCCAATGCCTCTCGCTGGGGCACTTCAATCTTAGATCTTCATCAAGCAGATTTGGGCTTGCCGCAACTCGCGAGCTACCATGTTCGCCTGAGATGCACCAGACGAGCTGTAAGTGACGACCTTAACTCGCGAGCTACCATGTTCGCCTGAGATGCACCAGACGAGCTGTAAGTGACGACCTTTGCAGCCCTTCAGACGCTGCGTCGAGACCGCGAACGTATGCGCACACCTTCGATGGTATCGGACGATGCGCGCAAAGGAGGTAGTTTTACTTTAGGGGAGGGGCCTTATGACGAAACCGCCGCGAGCCATCCACGCTATGCCCTGAGCCGGCGCTCATTAGTTAAGTCGGCGGCAGGGTTGCTGCGCATACCATTCGCCGCTAAGGCGACCAACGCCTGGGCGCAAGAAAAACTTGCCGGCAGCGGCGAAGGCGTTGTTTTCAGCTATGGCGGCTCTTTCACGGAGGGCGTTCGGCGATACGTCTATGAACCGTTCACGAAGGCGACAGGAATACGTTCGATGTGGTGTCAACGCCGACGTCGAGCCCCAGGTTAAGGCGATGAATCAGGCCGGCCGCATTGATTGGGACATTGCTTGTATCGAGGCACAGAACTATCCAGCAATGCAAGAAGCTGGCATGTTCGTCCCCGTCGATTATAGCCTCTGGGATCAAGAGTCGTTAGACGGCACGCCGCCGCACACTCGTCTCAAAGAGGCGGTCGTGGTACTCGCGTCGGCGGAAGTGCTCGCTTATGATCAACGCGCCTTTCCGAAGGGCGGTCCGGAAAACTAGGTGGATTTCTGGGACGTCAAGACATTCCCAGGGCCGCGGGGCCTCTTTGCTGTCGTTGGTAAGCACGCCCTCCAGTTTGCGCTCCTTGCCGCGGGTGTCGCACACAGGGATATCTGGCGGCTGACCGACGACAAGATTGATCGCGCATTCGAAAAGCTCAACGAAATCAGGCCGCATGTGACAAAGTGGTGGACGGCCGGGGGCGAAGCGCCTCAACTCCTGATCAACCGTGAATATGCGATGACCGCGCGTTCGATGGCCGGTTGATCAGCGCGATCGGCCAGGGCGCGCAGATCAAATTTACGTGGGAGGTACGTGAGCCACACCTACGCAACCGTGCTTAAGGGTGGCCCCAACACAGCGAACGCGCAGAAGCTGATTGCATTCTTAAACCGCGCGGAGATTGCGGCCGGGTGGACACTCGCTACCGGCTACCCAGGTCCAAACACAAACCAGCTCAAGCACCTGCCAGCCGACTTGACTCAGCTTCTCGCCGTGAACCCGGAGAACGCTTCGAAGGCTATCGTTGAGGACTCTGCCTGGCTCGTCGCCAAGCGCACGGATGAAAAGACCAACGCAGACTACCTTGACGATAGCTCTTGGACGATTGTGAGGTCGTTCGCCCGAACACCGGGCGGTCATCGCCTCCCGGCCGAGACCTAAAAGCTCAACGATGTCGACCCGCTTGCCTATCTCGCCGACGTGTCCGTCACCGATCATCCCAACTGATACGGGCCGCAGCACCATCTACGGCCGGCATTCTGCCGAGTTGCTTATTTGACAAACAGCTTGCGCGGCGTCGATGATAACGGCTCGTGGCCTTTGTCGGTCACTGTGAACGACTGAGTGATTGTAATGCCAACGTCATCCAGCCAAAGTCCTGGCATCATATGAAAGCACATGCCGGGGCGGAGAATTGTGTCATCTCCCTTCCGCAGACTGGCCGTGCGTTCCACTGCGCCCGGCGGATAGCCCAGACCGATCGAATAGCCGAGTCTCGCTTCTTTTTCGAGACCATGCCGCGCTAGGGATTTGCGGAACACCTCGGCCACGTCTGAGCATTTCCGACCAGGCTCGACATACTCGAGGGCAGCGTTCATCGCTTCGACGGCAATTTCGGACAGGTTCTGGAAGCCGGGTTTCGGTTTGCCGACTGAGATCGAGCGGCTGAGATTAACCTGATAGCGCAACCGGTTTCCGAACAACTCAAGATTGAGAGTTGTCGACTCCGGAAGCGGCTTGTCCGTCCACGCAGCATGGGGCGCGATGGCCCGCTCGGCCACGCAAAGCATCGGCGGGGCGCAGCCGTAGGATCCGCCGAACTCAGGCGTACCAGCCGCCATCTGATAGTAGACAGCAGCCGCGATGTCGCATTCGCGAACGCTTGGTGCAACCGCGTCAATCGCCTTAGCCATCATGGCGTCAGCGATCTTTCCCGCTTGACGCATGAGCGCGATTTCCGCCGGGCTCTTTACAACGCGGATCCAGTTGACAAGCAGATCCGCATCGACGAATTGCGCCAAGGGGAGCGCACGTGCAAAATCGGCGTGTGCACGCGCGGAATAGTAGTATCCGCCCATTTCGACGCCGATACGCCCTTTCTCACCTCCAACTTCCCTGACTGTCTCAGCGATAACGTCGTACGCGGAGAAGCTGGCGGAATGGACGTACTTGTCCTCATAAGCCCGAATATTATCCTCATCGAGGTAAGTCGTCATAACCGCGGATACGCGGTCCATGAAACGGCCAATCCAAACTGGCTGCTCTCTCTTCAAAGACACGATGACGAACTGCGGGACATAGTAGGAATACGCATCGTAGCCCGTCAGATAGTTCATGTTTGGCGGTTCAGAGATAAGCAGAACATCGATACCTCTCTTGCCCATTTCCCGTTTCACCGCATCAAGGCGGGCGGCGAATTCGCTCTTTTCGAAATGCAGTTCCCGTTTCAATTCCATCGCCCTCGCTGGTACGGCACCGCCGCCGTGAAGTCCCAAAAACCCAGATATTGGAATTACAGCCTTATCCCGTGTTTTGTATTAATTTCACTCGAGAATGTGGACTATGCGCATAAATTCTGCAAATATTTGTGAATATTCGCAGAAATACTGCGGTACGACGTTTCGCCTCGTCGTGAGAACCTGCGGCACGCGCGCAGCCCACTATCGTACTTATGTAGCACGACGAACGTCGAAAAGAGGGTGCGCTGGGTGCTGTCACCTGCATCGAAGCCCTATCGGTTCGGCGAATGCTGGTGATCTGGCAGTTCAAGTTCGAGCAACGAGGACGATAGCGACCTTTCCATGCCCGTCGAGAGACAGCGAACGCGTAACTCCCCCGCCAAGTGCACCGTGCAGCACGAAATTCAGTGCTCCGAGAGCGGGCAATTCATATCGCTCAACTTTGCCGGTAACGATGTCGGCAAAATGGCGTTTCACCCTTTCCGCAGTGACGTGTCCGACGAGAAAGGCGTAGTCACCCGGTTCAAACGCGATGACCGAGATGTTGGATGTGTTGCCCTTGTCGCCTGCTCTGGCATGGGCGAGTTCTCGCAACTTCATCTCACACAACCTCATAAGAGATGCTCGGCTGCACCAGGGTACGCGGCACAAGGATTGACGCGGCCGCAATAACCTCCTTGGCGAATTTCGTAGCACCGCCACCGCCGGCGGGTCACTGAGCCACAACGATTCCACTTCGTTTCCGATACGGATCGCCTCGTCCATGGACTGCGTCCGTCCCGCGACCCGGATGCGCACGTCCTGTGCCTCCGCATGCGGCCCGCCACGGAAAGCGCCTCGATGGACGGCATTGACACCGATCATATCCAATCGAAGCTCGTCGACGTGCACGCCGATGATCTTCAGCCGCTCTTCGACGATCTCCAGCGCGAGCTCTGCGCGCGCCCTTGCACCCGGTCCAGCGTAGGAGATTTGCCCCTCACCAATGAAGCCGTCCCGGTACCCTATTGTCACTTTCAGGGTGTCCGTCTTTGGATGGCCCTTACCTCCGGTGACGGCAACGCGATCGCGCCCGACTTCCTCCAAGTTCACCCCGCTGAAGTCTGCAACAACATCAGGCTGAAAATAGCGCGCTGGATCGTGCACTTCATAAAGCAAATGCTCCTTGCAGGTCCTCAGATTGACCTCGCCACCACTACCCTCGACCTTCGTGATAATCGCGGTGCCGTCCTCGCGGGATTCCGCGAGAGGAAAGCCTATGCGTGCAAGGTTACGTACGTCCTTATATCCAGGATCGGCAAAACAGCCTCCGGTCACTTGACCGGCGCACTCGAGTAGATGCCCTATCAAAAGTCGCCTGTCCAAGGCGATCCCAATCATCCATGCCCCAACCAAATTCGTGTAGCAACGGGCCCGCAAAAAGAGACGTATCACTGGTGCGGCCGGTAATCACGACGTTCGCGCCACTCGCCAGCGCCTCGACGATCGGCGTCGCCCCAAGATATGCTTTGGCCGATACGACACGATCTGAGATATTAGAAAGATGGCCCTGGCGATCGATCAACGGAAACTGCTCGCCTATGATGCTCTTAAGGACATCATCTCCCTCAACGGCCGCAATCTTGAGGTCGGCTAGACCCAAGTGCTTCGCAAGCGCCGCAACCTTTCGTGCTGCGCTTGGATTGGCCGCTCCCATGTTGGTTATGATCTTCGTGCCCTGCCTGACGGCTGCAGGCAACACCGCCTTGAAGCGTGCCTGCAGCAGCGGATCGTAACCGCCGACGGATCCTTCAGGCGTGCCTGCTGGGCCAGCGCTATGGTTCGCTCGGCAGCTTGCCTTTCTCTGCGAGTTCAATGGCCGGCTCGATTCGGTTCCCCGAAAAGCCGGCTCCACAGCCCAGGCGAATAGTCTTCATGGCGGCCCTTTCGGCGTAGCTTTGATACGTGCCGGTTTCGCATAGATCTTCGACCATGGCGTCCGGCACCGTTCATTCGGTTGCTGATCCCGCTGTCGTGCACTCGATTTTGCAAGTTCGACACGTCGTGCGTGACGACTGTGTCGACTTGTTAGGTGAGCGCAACCCATTCTTCCCAAGAGACTTGACCACCTTGTTTATCAAGCCCGCCTGGAGATAGCGCGACGAAAGCGCTACCCGCGATTTTTCGGCGCCTTCTTGCTGGCCCTCCCGCGGCTTCCCGGACGGGGATACATCGTTGCTCAAGAGCTCGCAGAGAACAAGCTTCTCTCCAGTTTGCGTCGTTGCAGTTGCCCGCAGCGGACAAGGCTTGTTTGCTGCTTCGCTCCCCGTTTGATACCGCGCCGCGCTGCGCCTCCGCGACCTTCCTGTTTTTGAGGGCTTCCTGCTCGTCGCGCCTCCAGCAGGACCAGTTGAGGGTGATCGCCTGTGTGCAAATCAGACAAGGGATAACCGCCGATAACGTGCGCCTGAAAGCTCCGCAATCGTGCAGGACTCGCAGGATTTCGGCGAATGTGAGCGATAGATCGGAGGAATTCGAGTTGAGGACCCGCTAGCGTTTGCCTGAGGGAACAAGCAGCTTCGGTTGCATCGGAGTCAAGACCCACGTGAAGCGCTGGGTGAACCGCAGGCGTTTTGTGCAAGCGACAACGTCCGCTATCGCGGCCGGTGTCCTGTCTTCCCCAGCCAGCCGGTTGTCGGCCGCGTCACCGGGCGATCTAAGGCTGAATATGCCGGCCGGCAATTTCGGCGATGCCGTTATGAACGCCTTTATGAAGCCGTTCGCAGCTGAGACCGCAATCAACGTGACGCCTCTTTATCAGGATATTAGAGCGGCGCAAGTCGGACTGATGGTGAAAACGAACACCGTCACGATCGATACCATTCTCATAAGCCAGTCCAGCGCGCTCAGTCTGGTTGCGGACGCTTATCTCGAGAAGATCGACTACTCGATTCACAATCCGCGAGAGCTCGAGGGACTCGCGGGCTACTGCAAGCACCCCTTCGGCTTCGGCAGCTACATCTACTCTCTGAACATGGTTTACAACACCAGGAAATTCCCAGCCGATAAGCCTCGTCCCGCCAATTGGGCTGAGTTCTGGGATATTGCCAAGTTTCCCGGTACCCGCGCGCTTCCGAGTGGGCAATATGGATTCCCGACGCCTTGGGAGGAAGCTCTTATGGCAGACGGTGTCGCAAAGGCGCGCTCTATCCGATA from Bradyrhizobium zhanjiangense includes these protein-coding regions:
- a CDS encoding M24 family metallopeptidase, yielding MELKRELHFEKSEFAARLDAVKREMGKRGIDVLLISEPPNMNYLTGYDAYSYYVPQFVIVSLKREQPVWIGRFMDRVSAVMTTYLDEDNIRAYEDKYVHSASFSAYDVIAETVREVGGEKGRIGVEMGGYYYSARAHADFARALPLAQFVDADLLVNWIRVVKSPAEIALMRQAGKIADAMMAKAIDAVAPSVRECDIAAAVYYQMAAGTPEFGGSYGCAPPMLCVAERAIAPHAAWTDKPLPESTTLNLELFGNRLRYQVNLSRSISVGKPKPGFQNLSEIAVEAMNAALEYVEPGRKCSDVAEVFRKSLARHGLEKEARLGYSIGLGYPPGAVERTASLRKGDDTILRPGMCFHMMPGLWLDDVGITITQSFTVTDKGHEPLSSTPRKLFVK
- a CDS encoding SMP-30/gluconolactonase/LRE family protein, producing MPAAHYEVLDPRFNRLFSDNAQVDKLFTGCRWAEGPAWFGAGRYVVWSDIPNDRLLRYDESDGSISVFRQPCGHANGNTVDRQGRLVTCEHSARRVSRTEFDGRVITIADRWQGKRLNSPNDVLVKSDGSIWFTDPAYGIDSDYDGEKAESEIGACYVYRVDAGSGAVEAVVTDMVRPNGLAFSLDESKLYVVDSGRTHGPENPAHIRVFDIVDGKKLRGGNVFADCTVGLFDGFRLDDAGRIWTSASDGIHCYDPDGTLIGKIRVPEEVANCVFGGIKRNVLYICGTTSLYSVRLAVNGAKTY
- a CDS encoding AtuA-related protein, producing MRLCEMKLRELAHARAGDKGNTSNISVIAFEPGDYAFLVGHVTAERVKRHFADIVTGKVERYELPALGALNFVLHGALGGGVTRSLSLDGHGKVAIVLVART
- a CDS encoding extracellular solute-binding protein, giving the protein MKRWVNRRRFVQATTSAIAAGVLSSPASRLSAASPGDLRLNMPAGNFGDAVMNAFMKPFAAETAINVTPLYQDIRAAQVGLMVKTNTVTIDTILISQSSALSLVADAYLEKIDYSIHNPRELEGLAGYCKHPFGFGSYIYSLNMVYNTRKFPADKPRPANWAEFWDIAKFPGTRALPSGQYGFPTPWEEALMADGVAKARSIR